The Kribbella shirazensis genomic interval GACGCGACCTGATGGGTGGCGTACTTCGCGTCGATGATGCCCAGCTCGCACTGGTAGTCACCGAAGCGGAACTCGACGTACGCCGGGTCCTCAGCGGTAGGCACGGCGTAGTACGCCTCGATCCCCAGCAACTTCTCGTACCACGCCCGCGCCGCCTTCAGATCGGTCGCGTAGAAGCTGACGGTGGCAAATCCTCGCAACATCGCAGTGGTCCTCTCTCAGGTCTTCCCCGGTTGACGACCACCACGATTCCACTCAAAGTGCTCACCCAATGAGCACTTTGTTCAGTCCGTCTGGGTGACCTTGCGGAGGCCGCGCGGGGCGTCGGGGTCGAGGCCGAGCTTGCGGGCCAGGAGCTCGATGGCGCGCTGAGCGGGGATGACGAGGGCGAGCGGCGCGAGGGTCTCCGGGAGGTCGGGACCGGCGAGGTTCACGTCGCAGCGGGAGGCGAAGGCGGGGTCGCCGCCGATGCCGAGGATCTTGCTGCCCTTCTCGCGGACGATCCCGGCCAGCTCGGTCATGCCGGGCAGGGCGGGGCCTTCGCCGGCGCTGACCAGGATCGTCACCAAGTCGGCGTCGACGACCGCGATCGGGCCGTGCTTCAGGTCGGCGTACGAAAGTCCGCGGACCGGCTGAAGGCAGGTCTCCTCGAGCTTCAGCGCGACCTCGAGCGTCGTACCGAACGTCAGCCCGCGGCCGCTCGCGAGCACGTCGTGGGCCCCCGCCAGCAGATCCGCCGCGGCCTCGACCGATCCGGACAGCATCTTGGTCGCCGCGTCCGGGACCCGCGCGATGTCCGCGTCGAGCGTCCCCGGCCGCGGCGCGAGTGCGTCGACGGCAACCGTGATCGCGGCCAGCTGCGTCGTGTACGTCTTCGTGGCCGGTACGGCGAGCTCCTGGCCGGCCTGCGTGATCAGCGCGACGTCCGCCGTGGACGCCAGCGGGCTGTTGCCGTCGTTCGTGATGCCGACGATCGCGGCGCCGTTGCGCTTGGCCCACTCGGCCGTGTCGACGATCTCCTGGGTCGCTCCCGACTGGCTGACCGCGACGACCAGCGAGTTCGAGAGGTCGAGGTTCGCGCCGTACAGCGTGGCCACCGAGGGTGCGGCCAGGGACGCCTGCCGGCCGGCGTGGATCTCGGTCAGGTACCGCCCGTAAACGCCGGCGTTGTCGGATGATCCGCGGGCCACGAAGATCACGTTCCGCCGGCCGGCGGCCAGGCGGGTGATGTCGTGCCGCAGCGGCAGGACATGCTCGAAGGTCGCGGCGAGCGCGGCCGGCTGCTCGGCGATCTCGGCCGCCATCCGGGTTTCCTGGGCGGGGACAGACACCACTACGATCACTGGTCCTATCTGGTCTTAACAGGTATGCTGCGCACGATAGCAGTGAGCGGCGCCCCGGGGCACCCCCGAGGCCCGCCCAGGTCTGGAGGATCGAGATTCCATGGTGGCGACCAAGCGGGCCCAGGTCCGATCGGTGCTGGAACGGCTGATCGACGTCGAGCTGCATCCCGGGGACCCGATCCCT includes:
- a CDS encoding SIS domain-containing protein, giving the protein MAAEIAEQPAALAATFEHVLPLRHDITRLAAGRRNVIFVARGSSDNAGVYGRYLTEIHAGRQASLAAPSVATLYGANLDLSNSLVVAVSQSGATQEIVDTAEWAKRNGAAIVGITNDGNSPLASTADVALITQAGQELAVPATKTYTTQLAAITVAVDALAPRPGTLDADIARVPDAATKMLSGSVEAAADLLAGAHDVLASGRGLTFGTTLEVALKLEETCLQPVRGLSYADLKHGPIAVVDADLVTILVSAGEGPALPGMTELAGIVREKGSKILGIGGDPAFASRCDVNLAGPDLPETLAPLALVIPAQRAIELLARKLGLDPDAPRGLRKVTQTD